One Hordeum vulgare subsp. vulgare chromosome 4H, MorexV3_pseudomolecules_assembly, whole genome shotgun sequence DNA window includes the following coding sequences:
- the LOC123447039 gene encoding myosin-binding protein 1-like, which yields MAAKARARPRDSSRKFWLVLCHALSECFLIVMLLVVAVVSYTATRFARICRIRSPCMLCSRLDKVLHGKAWFSEELICAAHRVEIARLSYCQIHSRLAHSDDLCGKCFLSCSGPVDKPGNPTSMSIKEEADSRSESTHTQRCSCCSEPFKKRRNADKLFEEVNGRSQNDGMSRVKERSMGMASVGHSSDEDFDQLPYGGYKQLHACRGSHSEIHISDDDVGGDAKPCEAKRRTRDIDEHLKAVPEQVRQELPKEKTFLVGIEEVGDSEGVSRSPDDEATEAFAASASDGARSTTNHYINRNSSMKNAPGGRGNLRSPRWSEVISAKETNSTTHEEVKTFMSQLSSARGLDGPWSEVAASPRISIQIDEYNQSDGPDGRQFLDMEPSDGNVPTEAEGEISLESLKQQCEHNKKKLSILYKELEAERSASAVAASEAMAMINRLQVEKAAMHMEALQYLRMMEEQADHDQEAIEKLNDLLTEREKEMLDLEAELESYESRFRIEPFDLGKFDAVDGDMALRVLDNSDFVRNTIFDFEDEKAKILESLSKLEETLGMPYTNRFDLGGTSDSLQSGSLRDHPIDGPAQHVKNSELECRSSLLPQEQLNDESHLNDDSLRDHPSDWPGQHAENSELECRSSLLPQEDLNDESLRDHPSDGPGQYVENPELECRSSLLPQGDLKDESVSLQRNDENQSVENQKYVGSCSRSDDDKISSMESIKQEILLLNSRFMALEADQKFLRQILSSLKCSSDGEQYVQEITSHLRELRRIVTEQRDRTVL from the exons ATGGCTGCGAAAGCTCGTGCGAGGCCGCGAGACTCTTCGCGGAAATTCTGGTTGGTCCTGTGCCATGCGTTGAGCGAGTGCTTCCTCATCGTAATGCTCCTTGTGGTCGCCGTGGTTTCATATACCGCTACGAGGTTCGCGCGCATCTGCAGGATCCGGTCACCgtgcatgctctgctccagattggACAAGGTTCTACATGGCAAGGCCTGGTTCTCGGAGGAGCTGATTTGTGCAGCACACAGGGTGGAAATCGCGCGTTTATCGTATTGCCAGATTCACAGCAGGCTCGCACATTCTGATGATCTATGTGGAAAGTGCTTCCTTTCATGCTCTGGACCAGTTGATAAGCCAGGTAACCCAACAAGTATGAGCATTAAGGAGGAGGCAGATTCTCGGTCGGAGTCTACGCACACACAACGATGTTCTTGTTGTTCAGAGCCATTCAAGAAGAGACGTAACGCAGACAAGCTATTTGAGGAGGTGAACGGCAGGTCCCAAAATGATGGCATGAGCAGGGTGAAGGAGAGAAGCATGGGCATGGCAAGTGTTGGGCATTCTTCGGATGAGGATTTTGATCAATTGCCTTACGGAGGCTACAAACAGCTACATGCCTGTCGTGGCTCTCACTCCGAGATACATATCTCAGATGATGATGTTGGCGGCGATGCAAAGCCTTGTGAAGCTAAACGTCGAACCAGAGATATCGACGAGCACTTGAAAGCTGTGCCTGAGCAAGTTCGTCAGGAGCTTCCAAAAGAGAAAA CTTTTCTGGTTGGTATTGAGGAAGTCGGCGATTCGGAGGGTGTTTCTCGAAGCCCTGACGATGAAGCTACAGAGGCTTTTGCTGCTTCTGCATCTGACGGCGCCCGTTCAACTACAAACCATTATATCAACCGCAACAGTAGCATGAAGAATGCTCCTGGTGGTAGAGGCAATCTTAGATCTCCTCGATGGTCTGAAGTAATCTCCGCTAAGGAAACCAATTCAACAACACACGAAGAAGTGAAGACATTCATGTCCCAGTTATCTTCTGCGCGAGGCCTTGATGGTCCTTGGAGTGAGGTGGCTGCTAGCCCCAGAATCAGCATACAGATTGATGAGTACAATCAATCTGATGGCCCTGATGGCAGACAGTTCCTTGATATGGAACCATCTGATGGCAATGTTCCAACTGAAGCTGAAGGTGAAATCTCCCTTGAGTCCCTGAAGCAGCAATGTGAGCATAACAAGAAAAAACTAAGTATCCTTTATAAAGAGCTCGAGGCAGAACGGAGTGCTTCGGCTGTTGCAGCAAGTGAAGCGATGGCTATGATCAACAGGTTGCAAGTGGAAAAGGCTGCAATGCACATGGAGGCGCTGCAGTATCTCCGGATGATGGAAGAGCAGGCGGATCATGACCAAGAAGCAATTGAAAAGTTAAATGACTTGCTTACAGAAAGAGAGAAAGAAATGCTTGACCTGGAAGCTGAACTCGAAAGTTATGAGAGCAGGTTCCGCATCGAACCATTTGATCTTGGAAAGTTTGATGCCGTTGATGGAGATATGGCACTCAGGGTCTTGGATAACTCAGATTTTGTAAGGAATACCATCTTTGATTTTGAAGATGAGAAGGCCAAAATTTTGGAATCCTTGAGCAAATTGGAAGAAACACTTGGCATGCCTTACACAAATAGATTTGATTTGGGTGGCACAAGTGATAGCCTGCAGAGTGGGTCACTGAGAGATCATCCAATTGATGGGCCTGCCCAGCATGTAAAAAACTCAGAATTGGAATGTCGGAGCTCTCTATTGCCTCAGGAGCAATTGAACGACGAATCACACTTGAATGATGATTCACTGAGAGATCATCCAAGTGATTGGCCTGGCCAACATGCAGAAAACTCAGAATTGGAATGTCGGAGTTCACTATTGCCTCAGGAAGACTTGAACGATGAATCACTGAGAGACCATCCAAGCGATGGGCCTGGCCAATATGTAGAAAACCCGGAACTGGAATGCCGAAGTTCACTGTTGCCTCAGGGAGACTTGAAAGATGAATCTGTCTCTTTACAACGAAATGATGAAAATCAATCTGTTGAGAACCAAAAATATGTTGGCTCATGTTCGCGCTCAGATGACGATAAAATTAGTTCCATGGAAAGCATCAAACAAGAAATTTTGCTCTTGAATAGTAGATTCATGGCACTTGAAGCAGATCAGAAGTTTCTCAGGCAGATATTGAGTTCTCTTAAATGTAGTAGTGATGGAGAACAATATGTGCAGGAGATAACTAGTCATTTGCGGGAGCTGCGAAGAATCGTTACCGAGCAGAGAGATAGGACAGTTCTATGA